In Mycolicibacterium mucogenicum DSM 44124, the following are encoded in one genomic region:
- the rsmA gene encoding 16S rRNA (adenine(1518)-N(6)/adenine(1519)-N(6))-dimethyltransferase RsmA, which yields MTIRLLGRTEIRHLAKELDFRPRKAFGQNFVHDANTVRRIVSASGVNRQSHVLEVGPGLGSLTLALLDRGAKVTAVEIDPVLARQLPTTVAEHSHSEIGRLTVLNRDVLDLMPSDLDEQPTALVANLPYNVAVPAILHLLSEFPTIRTVMVMVQAEVAERLAADPGTKDYGVPSAKVRFFGNVRRYGMVSPTVFWPIPRVYSGLVRIDRHETSPWPTDDSFRSQVFDLIDIAFAQRRKTSRNAFAEWAGSGNASAERLLAASIDPARRGETLAIADFVRLLQRSGELDREQRAATPEPEQQVDATH from the coding sequence ATGACGATCCGGCTACTCGGTCGAACCGAAATCCGGCATCTGGCAAAAGAGCTTGATTTCCGGCCGCGTAAGGCCTTCGGACAGAACTTCGTGCATGACGCCAACACGGTGCGCCGCATCGTGTCGGCCTCCGGGGTGAACCGGCAGTCCCACGTCTTGGAGGTGGGCCCGGGCCTTGGCTCGCTGACGCTGGCACTGCTGGACCGCGGCGCGAAGGTGACGGCCGTCGAGATCGACCCGGTGCTGGCCCGCCAGCTGCCGACCACGGTCGCCGAGCATTCCCACAGCGAGATCGGACGGTTGACCGTCCTGAACCGCGACGTGCTCGACCTCATGCCGTCGGACCTGGACGAGCAGCCGACCGCGCTGGTCGCCAACCTGCCGTACAACGTCGCGGTGCCGGCCATCCTGCACCTGCTCTCGGAATTCCCGACCATCCGCACCGTCATGGTGATGGTCCAGGCCGAGGTCGCCGAGCGGCTCGCCGCCGACCCGGGCACCAAGGACTACGGGGTGCCCAGCGCCAAGGTGCGGTTCTTCGGCAACGTCCGGCGCTACGGCATGGTGTCGCCGACGGTGTTCTGGCCGATCCCGCGGGTCTACTCGGGCCTGGTCCGCATCGACCGGCACGAGACGTCGCCGTGGCCGACCGATGACAGCTTCCGCTCGCAGGTGTTCGACCTGATCGACATCGCGTTCGCGCAGCGGCGCAAGACGTCGCGTAACGCGTTCGCCGAGTGGGCGGGTTCGGGCAATGCCTCGGCCGAGCGTCTGCTGGCCGCGAGCATCGATCCGGCACGTCGTGGCGAGACGCTGGCGATCGCCGACTTCGTGCGGCTGCTGCAGCGTTCGGGTGAGCTGGATCGCGAGCAGCGCGCCGCCACACCGGAGCCTGAGCAGCAGGTCGACGCCACCCACTGA
- a CDS encoding 4-(cytidine 5'-diphospho)-2-C-methyl-D-erythritol kinase, which yields MSTSDGNTASEWVPTGSVTVRVPGKVNLYLGVGDCRDDGYHELTTVFHAVSLFDEVTVRNADLLSLEMFGDGAEGLPTDHRNLAWRAAELMAEHVGRAPDVAISIDKSIPVAGGMAGGSADAAAVLVAMNNLWELGVPRRDLHALAARLGSDVPFALHGGTALGTGRGEQLATVLARSTFHWVLAFAEGGLSTPKVFAELDNLRADGRKGGPPALDDPEPLLTALASGDPRELAPLLGNDLQPAAVSLDTGLRRTLRAGVEAGALAGIVSGSGPTCAFLCASAEDAIDVGTQLSGAGVCRTVRVASGPVHGARVVPAPSKQA from the coding sequence GTGTCTACGTCGGATGGAAACACTGCTTCTGAGTGGGTACCCACAGGTTCGGTGACCGTCCGCGTGCCGGGCAAGGTGAACCTGTACCTCGGTGTCGGGGACTGCCGCGATGACGGCTATCACGAGCTCACCACGGTGTTCCACGCCGTCTCCCTGTTCGACGAGGTGACAGTCCGCAACGCCGACCTGCTGTCGCTGGAGATGTTCGGCGATGGCGCCGAGGGTCTGCCGACCGACCACCGCAACCTCGCCTGGCGGGCCGCCGAACTCATGGCCGAGCACGTCGGCCGCGCGCCCGACGTCGCGATCTCGATCGACAAGTCCATCCCGGTGGCCGGTGGTATGGCCGGCGGCAGCGCCGACGCGGCCGCCGTGCTGGTCGCGATGAACAACCTCTGGGAGCTCGGTGTGCCCCGCCGGGACCTGCATGCGCTGGCCGCCCGGCTCGGCAGCGACGTCCCGTTCGCACTGCACGGCGGCACCGCGTTGGGCACCGGACGCGGCGAGCAGTTGGCCACTGTGTTGGCGCGGAGCACCTTCCACTGGGTGCTGGCGTTTGCCGAGGGTGGGCTGTCCACGCCGAAGGTCTTCGCCGAGCTGGACAACCTGCGGGCAGACGGACGCAAGGGCGGCCCGCCGGCGCTGGACGATCCCGAGCCGTTGCTGACCGCGCTGGCCTCCGGGGACCCGCGAGAGCTGGCGCCGCTGCTCGGCAACGATCTACAGCCCGCGGCCGTCAGCCTGGACACCGGGCTGCGGCGCACACTGCGCGCGGGCGTCGAAGCCGGCGCCCTGGCGGGCATCGTGTCCGGTTCCGGGCCCACCTGCGCCTTCCTGTGCGCCTCCGCCGAGGACGCCATCGACGTCGGCACCCAGCTTTCCGGCGCCGGGGTGTGCCGGACGGTACGCGTGGCCAGCGGCCCGGTGCACGGCGCCAGAGTGGTGCCGGCGCCCAGCAAGCAGGCCTGA
- a CDS encoding fatty acyl-AMP ligase has translation MSRFTDKMYYNARTSQRGMVTGEPHEPVRHTWGEVHERARRIAGGLAAAGIGHGDKIGVLAGFPVEIAPTVQGIWMRGGSLTMLHQPTPRTDLAVWAEDTMNVISMIEAKAVIVSEPFLVAIPVLEEKGLQVLKVGDLLAAEPIDPVETGEDDLALMQLTSGSTGSPKAVQITHRNIYSNAEAMFIGAEYDVDKDVMVSWLPCFHDMGMVGFLTIPMYFGAELVKVTPMDFLRDTLLWAKLIDKYKGTMTAAPNFAYALFAKRLRRQAKPGEYDLSTLRFALSGAEPVDPADVEDLIDAGKPFGLKASAILPAYGMAETCLAVSFSPCNAGLVVDEVDADLLAALRRAVPASKGNTRRLASLGPLLRDLEARVVDEDGNVLPERGVGVIQLRGESVTPGYITMAGFLPTQDENGWYDTGDLGYITEEQNVVVCGRVKDVIIMAGRNIYPTDIERAAGRVEGVRPGCAVAVRLDAGHSRETFAVAVESNAWQDPVEVRRIEHQVAHEVVTEVDVRPRNVVVLGPGTIPKTPSGKLRRANSVELVTG, from the coding sequence GTGAGCCGATTTACCGACAAGATGTACTACAACGCTCGTACATCGCAGCGGGGCATGGTCACCGGTGAGCCGCACGAGCCAGTGCGCCACACCTGGGGTGAGGTCCACGAGCGGGCGCGCCGCATCGCGGGCGGCCTGGCGGCTGCCGGCATCGGCCATGGCGACAAGATCGGCGTGCTGGCCGGCTTCCCGGTCGAGATCGCCCCGACCGTGCAGGGCATCTGGATGCGCGGCGGCAGCCTCACCATGCTGCACCAGCCGACGCCCCGTACCGATCTGGCCGTCTGGGCTGAAGACACCATGAACGTCATCAGCATGATCGAGGCCAAGGCCGTCATCGTCTCCGAGCCGTTCCTGGTCGCCATCCCCGTGCTGGAGGAGAAGGGCCTGCAGGTCCTCAAGGTCGGCGACCTGCTCGCCGCCGAGCCCATCGACCCCGTCGAGACCGGCGAAGACGACCTCGCGCTGATGCAGCTGACCTCGGGTTCGACCGGCTCGCCGAAGGCCGTGCAGATCACGCACCGCAACATCTACTCCAACGCCGAGGCCATGTTCATCGGCGCCGAGTACGACGTCGACAAGGACGTCATGGTCAGCTGGCTGCCGTGCTTCCACGACATGGGCATGGTCGGCTTCCTCACCATCCCGATGTACTTCGGTGCCGAGCTGGTCAAGGTCACGCCGATGGACTTCCTGCGCGACACCCTGCTGTGGGCCAAGCTCATCGACAAGTACAAGGGCACCATGACGGCGGCCCCGAACTTCGCCTACGCGCTGTTCGCCAAGCGGCTGCGCCGCCAGGCCAAACCGGGCGAATATGACCTCTCCACGCTGCGGTTCGCGCTGTCCGGCGCCGAGCCCGTCGACCCCGCCGACGTCGAGGACCTCATCGACGCCGGCAAGCCGTTCGGTCTGAAGGCCTCGGCCATCCTGCCGGCCTACGGCATGGCCGAGACCTGCCTCGCCGTGTCGTTCTCGCCGTGCAACGCGGGCCTGGTCGTCGACGAGGTCGACGCCGACCTGCTGGCCGCCCTGCGGCGCGCGGTACCCGCGTCGAAGGGCAACACGCGCCGCTTGGCCTCGCTGGGCCCGCTCCTGCGTGACCTCGAGGCCCGCGTCGTCGACGAGGACGGCAACGTCCTGCCCGAGCGCGGCGTCGGCGTCATCCAGCTGCGCGGTGAATCGGTGACCCCCGGCTACATCACCATGGCCGGCTTCCTGCCGACGCAGGACGAGAACGGTTGGTACGACACCGGTGACCTCGGGTACATCACCGAGGAGCAGAACGTCGTCGTGTGTGGCCGCGTGAAGGACGTCATCATCATGGCGGGCCGCAACATCTACCCGACGGACATTGAACGCGCGGCGGGCCGGGTGGAAGGCGTACGCCCGGGCTGTGCCGTCGCGGTGCGCCTGGACGCCGGTCATTCGCGTGAAACCTTCGCTGTGGCAGTCGAATCCAACGCCTGGCAGGACCCGGTGGAAGTGCGCCGCATCGAGCACCAGGTGGCACACGAGGTCGTGACCGAGGTCGACGTGCGGCCGCGCAACGTGGTCGTGCTGGGCCCCGGCACCATTCCGAAGACCCCGTCCGGCAAGCTGCGCCGCGCCAACTCGGTGGAACTCGTCACCGGCTAG
- the pth gene encoding aminoacyl-tRNA hydrolase — protein MAESLLVVGLGNPGPRYETTRHNVGFLVADILAERIGSGFKVHKKSGAEVTTGRLGGRSVVLAKPRTYMNESGRHVGPLAKFYSIAPADVVVLHDELDIDFGRIRLKFGGGEGGHNGLKSVASALGTKDFQRVRIGVGRPPGRQDPAAFVLENFNSRERPELGTILEQAADATELLLQHGVEAAQNTVHAW, from the coding sequence TTGGCCGAGTCACTGCTGGTGGTCGGCCTGGGCAATCCTGGGCCGCGCTACGAAACAACGCGGCACAACGTTGGATTTCTGGTTGCCGACATCCTGGCCGAGCGCATCGGCTCAGGGTTCAAGGTGCACAAGAAATCCGGAGCTGAGGTCACCACGGGCCGGCTGGGAGGCCGGTCCGTGGTGCTCGCCAAGCCGCGCACCTACATGAACGAATCCGGTAGGCACGTCGGGCCTTTGGCGAAGTTCTATTCGATCGCACCGGCTGATGTCGTGGTGCTCCACGACGAGCTGGACATCGACTTCGGCCGCATCCGGCTGAAGTTCGGTGGCGGCGAGGGCGGCCACAACGGCCTCAAGTCCGTCGCTTCAGCCTTGGGCACCAAGGACTTTCAACGCGTCCGCATCGGCGTCGGCCGCCCGCCGGGACGTCAGGACCCCGCGGCGTTCGTGTTGGAGAACTTCAATTCGAGGGAACGGCCCGAGTTGGGCACCATCCTCGAACAAGCTGCCGACGCAACGGAATTGCTGCTGCAGCACGGCGTCGAGGCGGCGCAGAACACTGTCCACGCCTGGTAG
- a CDS encoding 50S ribosomal protein L25/general stress protein Ctc: protein MAKNAAPTSNNLTAEVRTRTGKGASRLARREGRVPVVLYGHGTEPQHLEINAREYAAVLRNSGTNAVLTLDIAGKEQLALTKQVVVHPIKRNIQHADLIVVKRGEKVTVDVSIVVEGDAQSGTLVAQDTNTIQIEADVQSIPESLTVSVEGIEAGTQILAGQVELPAGVTLVTDPEVLVINVVAAPTAEDLEAEGAGEEAGSGEAAAGGEAAEEAAAESE from the coding sequence ATGGCCAAGAACGCGGCCCCCACCTCGAACAATCTGACCGCTGAGGTCCGCACCCGGACCGGCAAGGGCGCCTCGCGTCTGGCCCGTCGCGAAGGCCGTGTGCCGGTCGTCCTATACGGCCACGGCACCGAGCCGCAGCACCTCGAGATCAACGCCCGCGAGTACGCTGCCGTGCTGCGTAACTCGGGCACCAACGCGGTGCTGACCCTCGACATCGCCGGCAAGGAGCAGCTCGCGCTGACCAAGCAGGTCGTCGTTCACCCGATCAAGCGCAACATCCAGCACGCCGACCTGATCGTCGTGAAGCGTGGCGAGAAGGTCACCGTCGACGTGAGCATCGTCGTCGAGGGTGACGCCCAGTCCGGCACCCTGGTGGCCCAGGACACCAACACCATCCAGATCGAGGCCGACGTCCAGTCGATCCCCGAGTCGCTGACCGTTTCGGTCGAGGGCATCGAGGCCGGTACTCAGATCCTCGCCGGCCAGGTCGAACTGCCCGCGGGCGTCACGCTGGTGACCGACCCCGAGGTGCTGGTCATCAACGTCGTCGCGGCGCCGACCGCTGAGGACCTCGAGGCCGAGGGCGCCGGCGAAGAGGCCGGTTCGGGCGAGGCCGCTGCCGGGGGCGAGGCGGCCGAAGAGGCCGCCGCCGAGTCGGAGTAG
- a CDS encoding oxidoreductase encodes MSEWTAADLPSFAGRTVIVTGANSGLGEITARELARVGAKVILACRNTTKGDAAAAGMTGDVEVRPLDLQSLASVREFAAGVDKVDVLINNAGIMAVPFALTEDGFESQIGTNHLGHFALTNLLLPKITDRVVTVSSELHLLGYISLKDLNWKSRPYSAWLAYGQSKLANLLFTKDLQRRLSVAGSPVRALTAHPGYSATNLQGHTGNEFGDKFWLAANKIATDASFGARQTLFAASQDLPGNTFVGPKFGFRGPTGPTQLIKPAARSARTATALWDLSAQLTATEFPL; translated from the coding sequence ATGAGCGAATGGACCGCCGCCGACCTTCCTTCTTTCGCCGGCCGCACCGTCATCGTCACCGGCGCCAACAGTGGCCTCGGCGAGATCACCGCCCGTGAACTGGCCCGCGTGGGCGCCAAGGTCATCCTGGCCTGCCGCAACACCACCAAGGGCGACGCCGCGGCCGCGGGCATGACCGGCGACGTCGAGGTTCGTCCGCTAGATCTGCAGAGTCTGGCCTCGGTGCGCGAGTTCGCGGCCGGCGTCGACAAGGTCGACGTCCTGATCAACAACGCCGGCATCATGGCGGTGCCCTTCGCGCTGACCGAGGACGGCTTCGAGAGCCAGATCGGCACCAACCACCTGGGCCATTTCGCCCTGACCAACCTGCTGCTGCCCAAGATCACCGACCGCGTCGTGACGGTGTCGTCGGAGCTGCACCTGCTGGGCTACATCAGCCTCAAGGACCTCAACTGGAAGTCGCGGCCGTACTCGGCCTGGCTGGCATACGGGCAGTCGAAGCTGGCGAACCTGCTGTTCACCAAGGACCTGCAGCGCCGGCTGTCGGTGGCCGGCTCTCCGGTACGGGCGCTGACCGCACACCCGGGCTACTCGGCCACCAACCTGCAGGGCCACACCGGCAACGAGTTCGGCGACAAGTTCTGGCTCGCCGCCAACAAGATCGCCACCGATGCGTCGTTCGGTGCCCGCCAGACGCTGTTCGCGGCGTCGCAGGACCTGCCCGGAAACACGTTCGTGGGCCCGAAATTCGGCTTCCGCGGACCGACCGGGCCGACGCAGCTGATCAAGCCGGCCGCCCGCTCGGCGCGCACCGCGACGGCGCTCTGGGACCTGTCTGCCCAGCTCACTGCCACTGAATTTCCGCTCTGA
- a CDS encoding LpqN/LpqT family lipoprotein, with amino-acid sequence MTLLRVAVASASIALALTACEAKTPDYKSIWSTTPTTSTTPVDKASLIPFPDYLNKLGVQSKQVVPDQLTDLKVTLPRPPGWTGYKNLNYSPGTVTIAKNDTYPLAMLMVFQLSGDFDVKDALKHSDADALLSENFKKLYSSSEDFQGYPSAMIEGSYDLHNRRMQSYNRIVIAQPSPPRPGIHYLIQLTVTTYAEQAKEQAGDIEAIIKGFSVGPK; translated from the coding sequence GTGACCCTGCTGCGGGTGGCCGTGGCGTCGGCGTCCATCGCTCTGGCACTCACCGCGTGCGAGGCGAAAACACCTGACTACAAGTCGATCTGGTCGACGACGCCGACCACCAGCACGACTCCGGTGGACAAGGCCAGCCTGATCCCGTTCCCCGACTACCTGAACAAGCTCGGGGTGCAGAGCAAGCAGGTGGTCCCCGACCAGCTCACCGATCTCAAGGTGACGCTGCCGCGGCCACCGGGCTGGACGGGCTACAAGAACCTCAACTACTCGCCCGGCACCGTGACGATCGCCAAGAACGACACCTATCCCCTGGCGATGCTGATGGTGTTCCAGTTGTCGGGCGACTTCGACGTCAAGGACGCTCTCAAGCACTCCGACGCCGACGCGCTGCTGTCGGAGAACTTCAAGAAGCTCTACAGCTCCAGCGAGGACTTCCAGGGCTATCCATCGGCGATGATCGAGGGCAGCTACGACCTGCACAACCGCCGGATGCAGTCGTACAACCGGATCGTGATCGCCCAGCCGTCGCCGCCGCGGCCGGGCATCCACTACCTGATCCAGCTGACCGTCACGACCTACGCCGAGCAGGCCAAGGAACAGGCCGGCGACATCGAGGCGATCATCAAGGGATTCTCGGTCGGACCGAAGTAG
- the arsC gene encoding arsenate reductase (glutaredoxin) (This arsenate reductase requires both glutathione and glutaredoxin to convert arsenate to arsenite, after which the efflux transporter formed by ArsA and ArsB can extrude the arsenite from the cell, providing resistance.), with translation MARIFHNPKCSTSRKTLDLLRENGIEPEVVQYLKTPPTRAEIAAMITDAGIDVRTAVRKREALYTELNLADATDEQLLDAMAEHPILIERPFVVTDKGTRLARPIDAVREIL, from the coding sequence ATGGCCCGGATTTTCCACAACCCGAAGTGCTCGACCTCCCGCAAGACGCTGGATCTGTTGCGGGAGAACGGCATTGAGCCCGAGGTCGTGCAGTATCTGAAGACGCCGCCGACCCGGGCCGAGATCGCGGCGATGATCACGGATGCGGGCATCGACGTCCGCACCGCGGTGCGCAAGCGCGAAGCCCTCTACACCGAACTCAATCTCGCCGACGCCACCGACGAGCAGCTGCTCGACGCCATGGCCGAACACCCGATCCTGATCGAGCGGCCGTTCGTCGTCACCGACAAGGGCACCCGGCTGGCCCGCCCGATCGACGCGGTCCGCGAGATTCTGTGA
- a CDS encoding ribose-phosphate diphosphokinase, which produces MATDWTDNRKNLMLFSGRAHPELAEQVAKELGIEVTPQTSRDFANGEIFVRFDESVRGSDAFVLQSHPAPLNHWLMEQLIMIDALKRGSAKRITAILPFYPYARQDKKHRGREPISARLVADLLKTAGADRIVSVDLHTDQIQGFFDGPVDHMRGQSLLCGYIGDKYSDSDLVVVSPDSGRVRVAEKWADSLGGVPLAFIHKTRDPLVPNQVKANRVVGEVKGKTCILTDDMIDTGGTIAGAVKLLREDGAKDVIIAATHGVLSDPAAQRLADCGAREVIVTNTLPITPDKQFDALTVLSIAPLLASTIRAVFENGSVTGLFDGSA; this is translated from the coding sequence GTGGCCACGGACTGGACCGACAACCGCAAAAATCTGATGCTCTTCTCGGGGCGCGCGCACCCCGAACTGGCCGAACAGGTCGCCAAAGAGCTCGGCATCGAGGTCACCCCGCAGACGTCCCGGGACTTCGCGAACGGCGAGATCTTCGTCCGCTTCGACGAGTCGGTGCGTGGCAGTGACGCCTTCGTGCTGCAGAGCCACCCCGCGCCGCTGAACCACTGGCTGATGGAACAGCTCATCATGATCGACGCGCTCAAGCGCGGGTCGGCCAAGCGGATCACCGCGATCCTGCCGTTCTACCCGTACGCGCGCCAGGACAAGAAGCACCGCGGCCGCGAGCCCATCTCGGCCCGCCTGGTCGCCGACCTGCTCAAGACCGCCGGTGCCGACCGCATCGTCTCGGTCGACCTGCACACCGACCAGATTCAGGGCTTCTTCGACGGCCCCGTCGACCACATGCGCGGCCAGTCGCTGCTGTGCGGCTACATCGGTGACAAGTACTCCGATTCCGACCTCGTCGTCGTCTCCCCCGACTCCGGCCGTGTGCGCGTCGCCGAGAAGTGGGCCGACTCCCTGGGCGGCGTGCCCCTGGCCTTCATCCACAAGACCCGCGATCCGCTGGTACCCAACCAGGTCAAGGCCAACCGCGTCGTCGGTGAGGTCAAGGGCAAGACCTGCATCCTGACCGACGACATGATCGACACCGGTGGCACCATCGCCGGCGCGGTCAAGCTGCTGCGCGAGGACGGCGCCAAGGACGTCATCATCGCCGCGACCCACGGCGTGCTGTCCGACCCGGCGGCCCAGCGCCTCGCCGACTGCGGTGCCCGCGAGGTCATCGTCACCAACACGCTGCCCATCACGCCGGACAAACAGTTCGACGCCCTGACCGTGCTGTCGATCGCGCCGCTGCTGGCGTCGACCATCCGCGCGGTGTTCGAAAACGGCTCGGTTACCGGCCTTTTCGACGGATCCGCCTAA
- the glmU gene encoding bifunctional UDP-N-acetylglucosamine diphosphorylase/glucosamine-1-phosphate N-acetyltransferase GlmU, translating to MRSDIPKVLHTLAGRSMLAHALHAVAKVNPTHLVVVVGKERERVTAHVHEISGRLGRTVTVAIQDEQLGTGHAVSCGLSVLPDDFAGTVVVTAGDVPLLDADTIEGLVDTHAAATAAATVLTTTVTNPTGYGRILRTQDHEVIGIVEQADATESQRAIREVNSGVYAFDAAALRSALSRLRSDNAQQELYLTDAISIVRGDGQIVRAHHVDDSAQVSGVNDRVQLSEVAAELNRRIIAGHQRAGVTIIDPATTWIDVDVSIGRDTVVKQCTQLLGATDIGANCVIGPDTTLTDMEVGDGAEVIRTHGQLAVIGAGATVGPFTYLRPGTELGADGKLGAFVEVKNSKIGTGTKVPHLTYVGDADIGEYSNIGASSVFVNYDGETKNRTTIGSHVRTGSDTMFVAPVSVGDGAYTGAGTVVREDVPPGALAVSKGEQRNIEGWVERKRPDSKAAAAARKARGES from the coding sequence ATGCGCTCCGACATCCCGAAGGTCCTGCATACGCTGGCCGGCCGCAGCATGCTGGCGCACGCGCTGCATGCCGTGGCCAAGGTCAATCCGACGCACCTCGTGGTGGTCGTCGGCAAGGAACGCGAGCGCGTCACCGCCCATGTGCATGAAATCTCGGGCCGGCTCGGCCGGACCGTCACCGTCGCCATCCAGGACGAACAGCTCGGCACCGGGCACGCCGTCAGCTGCGGCCTGTCCGTCCTGCCCGATGATTTCGCCGGCACGGTCGTCGTCACTGCCGGTGACGTGCCGCTGCTCGACGCCGACACCATCGAGGGCCTCGTCGACACCCACGCCGCCGCCACCGCGGCCGCCACGGTGCTGACCACGACCGTCACCAACCCGACGGGCTACGGCCGCATCCTGCGCACGCAGGACCACGAGGTGATCGGCATCGTCGAGCAGGCCGACGCCACCGAATCCCAGCGCGCCATCCGCGAGGTGAACTCCGGGGTCTACGCGTTCGACGCGGCGGCCCTGCGGTCGGCACTGAGCCGGCTGCGCTCGGACAACGCCCAGCAGGAGCTCTACCTCACCGACGCCATCTCGATCGTGCGCGGCGACGGCCAGATCGTCCGGGCCCACCACGTCGACGACAGCGCGCAGGTCTCCGGTGTCAACGACCGCGTGCAGCTGTCCGAGGTGGCCGCCGAGCTGAACCGCCGCATCATCGCCGGGCACCAGCGTGCCGGCGTCACGATCATCGACCCGGCCACCACCTGGATCGACGTCGACGTCAGCATCGGCCGCGACACCGTCGTCAAGCAGTGCACCCAGCTGCTGGGCGCCACCGACATCGGCGCGAACTGCGTCATCGGCCCCGACACCACACTGACCGACATGGAGGTCGGCGACGGCGCCGAGGTGATCCGCACCCACGGGCAGCTGGCCGTCATCGGCGCCGGCGCCACCGTCGGACCCTTCACCTACCTGCGGCCGGGCACCGAACTGGGCGCCGACGGCAAACTGGGCGCGTTCGTCGAGGTCAAGAACTCGAAGATCGGCACCGGCACCAAGGTGCCGCACCTGACCTACGTCGGCGACGCCGACATCGGCGAGTACAGCAACATCGGCGCGTCCAGCGTCTTCGTCAACTACGACGGCGAGACCAAGAACCGCACCACCATCGGATCCCACGTGCGCACCGGCTCGGACACGATGTTCGTCGCACCCGTGAGCGTCGGCGACGGCGCCTACACCGGCGCCGGCACCGTGGTCCGCGAGGACGTACCTCCTGGTGCGCTGGCCGTTTCGAAGGGTGAGCAGCGCAACATCGAGGGCTGGGTCGAGCGGAAACGCCCCGACTCGAAGGCCGCCGCCGCCGCCAGGAAAGCGCGCGGCGAGAGCTGA
- a CDS encoding TetR/AcrR family transcriptional regulator, which yields MTGSERRQQLIEIAKSLFAERGYDGTSIEEIAQRANVSKPVVYEHFGGKEGLYAVVVDREMSALLDGITSSLTNNRSRVRVERVALALLTYVEEHTDGFRILIRDSPAAITSGTYSTLLNDAVNQVSSILAGDFSRRGLDPELAPLYAQALVGSVSMSAQWWLDTREPKKEVVAAHLVNLMWNGLTHLESDPELHEN from the coding sequence ATGACCGGCAGTGAACGCCGTCAGCAGCTCATCGAGATCGCGAAGTCGCTGTTCGCGGAGCGGGGTTACGACGGCACCTCCATCGAGGAGATCGCGCAGCGCGCCAACGTCTCCAAGCCGGTGGTCTACGAGCATTTCGGCGGTAAGGAAGGCCTCTACGCCGTCGTCGTCGACCGGGAGATGTCCGCGCTGCTCGACGGCATCACGTCGTCCCTGACCAACAACCGGTCGCGAGTGCGGGTTGAGCGGGTGGCGCTGGCGCTGCTGACGTACGTCGAGGAGCACACCGACGGTTTCCGCATCCTGATCAGGGATTCGCCGGCGGCTATTACATCGGGCACCTACTCGACGCTGCTCAACGACGCGGTCAACCAGGTCAGCTCGATCCTGGCCGGCGACTTCTCCCGTCGCGGGCTCGACCCGGAGCTGGCCCCGCTCTATGCGCAGGCGCTCGTCGGCTCGGTGTCGATGTCCGCGCAGTGGTGGCTGGACACCCGCGAACCGAAGAAGGAAGTCGTCGCGGCGCACCTGGTCAATCTGATGTGGAACGGCCTGACGCATCTCGAGTCCGACCCGGAGCTGCACGAGAACTGA